Proteins co-encoded in one Colletes latitarsis isolate SP2378_abdomen chromosome 2, iyColLati1, whole genome shotgun sequence genomic window:
- the Keap1 gene encoding kelch like ECH associated protein 1, which produces MDEEDRYARNGARSSFQSPNVGSNSFFMTDDEKDLEGTEQHGDLGDMTFYMTNYIKDAMKMMFIMRSHHMLTDVILEVGSELFYAHKVILAAASPYFKAMFTGGLKESEMTRVKLQGVCPTTMARLMYFMYTGQIRVTEITVCSLLSAATMFQVSNVIDACCVFLEKQLDPTNAIGIANFAEQHGCHSLNQKANQFIVQHFSQICQEEEFLQLSAIQLIALVRKDELNVAEEREVYNAVLKWVKYNEEARGPKMEHILHAVRCQYLTPNFLREQMKNCDVLKKVPACREYLAQVFKDLTLHKKPVVKERTPNTRRVIYIAGGFLIHSLDVLEGYNADDKTWTQHAKLVVPRSGLGGAFLKGMFYAVGGRNNSPESRYDSDWVDRYNPVTDQWRPCSPMSVARNRVGVAVMDGLLYAVGGSAGAEYHSSVECYDPDVDSWTNIKPMHIKRLGVGVAMVNRLLYAIGGFDGTNRLNSVECYHPENDEWTMVSSMKCSRSGAGVASLGQYIYVVGGYDGNKQLNSVERYDTERDMWEYVSSVTIARSALSVTVLDGKLYAMGGYDGEHFLNIVEIYDPAKDIWEQGVPMTSGRSGHASAVSYHQCPIHCDHLDHNISLEKPPS; this is translated from the exons ATGGATGAAGAAGATCGTTATGCAAGGAACGGAGCTCGAAGTAGCTTCCAATCTCCAAATGTTGGATCCAATTCGTTCTTCATGACAGATGATGAAAAAGATTTGGAAGGAACAGAACAACATGGAGACCTTGGAGACATGACATTTTATATGACTAATTATATTAAAGATGCTATGAAAATGATGTTCATAATGCGTAGTCATCATATGCTGACTGATGTCATACTCGAAGTAGGATCAGAACTTTTCTATGCACACAAAGTTATTTTAGCTGCTGCAAGTccatactttaag GCAATGTTTACAGGAGGTTTAAAGGAATCTGAAATGACTAGGGTAAAACTTCAAGGTgtttgtccaacaactatggcaCGTCTAATGTATTTTATGTACACTGGTCAAATAAGGGTTACAGAGATTACTGTGTGTTCACTTTTATCGGCGGCCACCATGTTCCAG GTTAGTAATGTCATAGATGCGTGTTGCGTTTTTCTGGAAAAACAATTAGATCCCACAAATGCTATTGGAATTGCAAATTTTGCTGAACAACATGGTTGTCACAGTTTAAACCAAAAAGCGAATCAGTTTATTGTTCAACATTTTAGTCAAATATGTCAGGAAGAGGAGTTTCTACAATTGTCGGCAATACAACTGATAGCACTAGTGAGAAAGGATGAACTAAACGTGGCAGAAGAGAGAGAAGTATACAATGCTGTGTTGAAGTGGGTAAAGTATAACGAAGAAGCGAGAGGACCCAAAATGGAACACATATTACATGCTGTGAGGTGTCAGTACCTGACTCCAAACTTTTTACGGGAACAAATGAAAAACTGTGACGTTTTAAAAAAAGTACCTGCATGCCGGGAATATCTAGCTCAAGTCTTCAAAGATCTGACTCTTCACAAGAAACCAGTGGTAAAAGAAAGAACACCTAATACTCGAAGGGTAATATATATTGCGGGTGGCTTTTTAATACATTCGCTAGATGTATTGGAAGGGTACAATGCAGACGACAAGACGTGGACACAACACGCGAAGTTGGTTGTTCCTAGATCTGGTTTGGGCGGAGCCTTCTTGAAAGGCATGTTTTATGCTGTCGGTGGCAGAAACAATTCACCCGAGAGTAG ATACGATAGCGATTGGGTGGATAGATACAATCCTGTAACGGATCAATGGAGACCTTGTAGTCCAATGTCTGTGGCAAGAAATCGTGTAGGAGTAGCTGTGATGGACGGGTTACTGTATGCTGTTGGGGGTAGCGCAGGTGCAGAATATCATAGTAGCGTTGAGTGTTATGATCCAGATGTAGATTCGTGGACAAATATAAAACCAATGCACATAAAGAGATTGGGAGTCGGAGTAGCAATGGTCAATAG ATTGCTCTATGCCATTGGCGGTTTCGATGGTACAAATCGATTGAATTCGGTAGAATGTTATCACCCTGAAAACGATGAATGGACAATGGTTTCGTCGATGAAATGTAGTCGTTCAGGAGCAGGGGTAGCTAGTCTTGGTCAGTACATATATGTCGTAGGAGGATACGATGGAAATAAGCAGTTAAATTCCGTCGAAAGGTACGACACGGAACGAGATATGTGGGAATACGTTAGTAGCGTTACAATTGCTCGTAGCGCGCTCAGTGTTACAGTACTGGATGGAAAATTATATGCAATGG GAGGATACGACGgagaacattttttaaatatcgtagAAATTTACGATCCTGCAAAAGATATTTGGGAGCAAGGAGTACCTATGACTTCGGGAAGATCAGGTCATGCAAGCGCAGTATCTTATCACCAATGTCCTATACATTGCGATCATTTAGATCACAATATATCATTAGAGAAACCGCCATCGTGA
- the Dpn gene encoding bHLH protein deadpan: MVDYYNYKMSGSEDEPESLTQSGMSKAELRRSNKPIMEKRRRARINQCLDELKSLILEAMKKDPTRHSKLEKADILEMTVKHLQAVQRQQVSTAVATDPAVLTKFRTGFSECATEVSRYVSHLENVDPVVKQRLVSHLNNCVSNLQQMAPFYSHYVPYMPERLYPEVKVGFQSDFQNGDENNNGSARIQIPNGVQLIPSRLPTGELALLVPQSAAISANFPFFPPVPESSSKISRSSAFTAVHRPQSPLLSPTTSTSSFGEESHQSENYPQVPSPVHQQRRFKLPEQSPASSKSFSSSPETQKPQISSTSDSKSPIFIDSKSDGTYTLKKDNTDTSEHANNNGMALNLRQPLSVITDKAYNRSGSLAGKREGIKRHHSGGLLVISDKRPRYQEPITSTVPVDSSNGAVKSDEDQAVSGEDLSGTATCSTNRNSNPNPMKFVAIAGPSGANGDMWRPW; encoded by the exons ATGGTGGATTATTATAATTACAAGATGTCAGGCAGCGAGGACGAGCCGGAGTCCCTCACGCAATCGGGGATGTCCAAGGCGGAGCTACGGAgg AGCAACAAGCCGATCATGGAGAAACGGAGACGTGCTCGGATAAATCAGTGCCTGGACGAGCTGAAGAGCTTGATCCTCGAGGCGATGAAAAAAGAC CCAACTAGGCATTCGAAGCTCGAGAAGGCCGATATCCTCGAGATGACGGTGAAGCATTTACAAGCGGTACAACGTCAGCAAGTGAGCACGGCGGTCGCTACCGATCCGGCGGTGTTAACGAAATTCCGTACCGGATTTTCTGAATGTGCTACCGAAGTATCGCGGTACGTCAGCCACCTCGAGAACGTCGATCCTGTTGTGAAACAACGACTGGTATCACACTTGAACAATTGCGTTAGCAATCTCCAGCAAATGGCGCCATTCTACAGCCACTACGTGCCCTACATGCCGGAGCGCCTCTATCCGGAGGTGAAGGTCggtttccagagcgatttccaGAATGGCGACGAGAATAATAATGGAAGTGCCAGGATACAGATACCAAACGGCGTTCAATTGATACCGAGCAGACTGCCCACGGGGGAGCTAGCTCTTTTGGTGCCCCAGTCGGCGGCCATCTCCGCGAACTTCCCATTCTTTCCTCCAGTCCCGGAGTCCAGCTCGAAAATCAGTCGCTCGTCCGCGTTCACCGCCGTTCACAGGCCCCAGAGCCCGTTGTTGAGCCCGACCACGTCTACGTCCAGTTTCGGCGAAGAGAGCCATCAGTCGGAAAACTATCCTCAGGTCCCCTCGCCTGTTCATCAGCAACGTCGGTTCAAGTTGCCGGAACAGAGTCCAGCTTCCTCCAAGAGTTTCTCTTCGTCGCCGGAAACGCAGAAGCCGCAAATCAGTTCGACGAGCGACAGCAAGTCGCCAATATTCATAGATTCCAAGTCGGATGGGACTTACACGCTCAAGAAGGACAACACGGACACGTCGGAGCACGCGAATAACAACGGAATGGCGCTGAATCTGCGACAACCGCTTTCCGTTATTACCGACAAGGCTTATAATCGGTCTGGTTCGTTGGCGGGCAAAAGGGAAGGCATAAAGAGGCACCATTCGGGCGGACTTTTGGTAATCTCGGATAAAAGACCGAGGTACCAGGAGCCAATCACCTCTACGGTGCCCGTAGATTCTTCTAACGGCGCCGTAAAGTCCGACGAAGATCAAGCAGTTTCCGGAGAGGATTTGTCGGGAACAGCAACTTGCTCGACTAATAGAAATTCTAATCCTAATCCTATGAAATTTGTAGCGATAGCCGGCCCTTCGGGCGCAAACGGCGATATGTGGCGACCTTGGTGA